The sequence below is a genomic window from Acetivibrio clariflavus DSM 19732.
GGCGAAGAAAAACTGCTGGACGAAATAGCAGAAGATTTGCGGGCAGAGAAATATCGGTGCAAGCCTGTCAGACGAACCTATATTCCAAAACAAGATGGTAGAAAAAGAGCATTAGGAATACCTACGATTAAGGACAGAATAGTGCAGATGGCGGCAAAGATAGTAATAGAGCCGGTATTTGAAGCAGATTTTCAGCCTTGCTCGTATGGGTTCCGACCGAAAAGAAATGCAAAACAGGCAATGGACAGGATATATGAAATGGCAGACAAAGGCGGAGCATTATGGGTAATAGATGCTGACATAAGAGATTATTTTGGGAGCATCAACCATGATAAGCTGCTTTTGCTGGTCAAACAGAGAATAACTGACCGAAGGGTGCTGAAGCTGATAAAAGGCTGGCTGAAGGCAGGAGTGCTGGAAGACGGGCAATACAGTGAAAGTACTGTTGGTGCACCCCAGGGCGGAGTTATTTCACCACTGTTATCCAATATATATTTGAATTATTTTGATGTATGTTGGAGTAAGAGGTTCGGACACTTGGGAGAATTAGTACGATATGCAGATGATTTTGTGATATTATGCAAGAAGTTATCTCAAGCAGAAGAAGCGTTGCGTGCTGTAAAATGGATTATGAAAAAGCTGGAACTAACATTGCATAGTGAGAAAACAAGGCTTGTTGATATGTATTTCGGAAAAGACAGCTTTGATTTTCTCGGCTTCAACAACAGATTTCAGCGATTCAGAAACAAAAGCTGGCAGTGGTATTGGACACTACAGCAGATACCGTCCAAGAAGGCTATGAAGAAAATGAGGGCTAACATCAAAGAGGTGTTTGCAAGTCCGAGCAAATTGCTGTTGAGCATGGAAGAGATGGTTAAGTTGCTCAATCCTAAAATCATTGGCATGAGAAACTATTATGCCAGACGATTTGCAAGACCATGGTTATGGAAGATAGATAAGTATATCAATTTTAAGTTTACCCGTTGGTACAATCGGAAGAAACAACGTAACTATAGGCTAGGGAATGCTGCTAAAGTCAGAGAATTGACTAAGCAAGCGGGACTGGCAAGTATGTGCGGCTGAATGCTGAAGGAAGAAGAATATCGGAAAGCCGTATGCGGGAAAACTGCACGTACGGTTTGATGAGGGGGCGGTGGTAACCCCACTGCTCTACTCTATCGCCGCTGTAAGCCTTGATTTTACTGGGTTTCCGGAATTACATCCAAGTTGTCTACTCAACCTAAAGGGCTAAAATACGTACATGGAATCAAATCGACGAGGTATTTTGGGGTAAAATTTGAGCTCAAAAATAGGTAGGGTTGAGTTGACAGGTTAGATAACAGGTATTTTTCTTAGGGTTGAGGAGACAGGATGGATGTACATTTAATGCAGGTATACTCATTTTCTGAAAAGACTTTATTTATTATGTATAAAGTTGTAATATGTTGAAATTGTTCGTTTCTTCGCATATAATGAAAATTGGAATTTTGTGTTCTGCGAGGTATTCATAATGGATTACTTAACGACAAAACAAGCAGCTGAAAAATGGAATATATCCCCACGCAGAGTTCAAGTTTTATGCGAACAAGGGCGCATTAAGGGCGCTGTACGCCTGGGATGGGCATGGGCGATACCTAAGGATGCTGAGAAACCTTACGATTTGCGTGTGAAAAAAGATAAAAAATAGAGGAGTAGAGTAGAATGGCAAAAGTTAAAAAATCAAAAAATGAAGTAAAAGAGCAGCCTATTGAACAGGTACTTTGGGCAGCTGCGGACAAGCTCCGCAAAAATATGGATGCTGCGGAATATAAGCACGTTGTTC
It includes:
- the ltrA gene encoding group II intron reverse transcriptase/maturase, with product MIAEKAINTHEKVRDFQNRLYLTAKADRKRKFYALYDKIYRKDILEEAWKRVKQNGGAGGIDKVSIDDVKAYGEEKLLDEIAEDLRAEKYRCKPVRRTYIPKQDGRKRALGIPTIKDRIVQMAAKIVIEPVFEADFQPCSYGFRPKRNAKQAMDRIYEMADKGGALWVIDADIRDYFGSINHDKLLLLVKQRITDRRVLKLIKGWLKAGVLEDGQYSESTVGAPQGGVISPLLSNIYLNYFDVCWSKRFGHLGELVRYADDFVILCKKLSQAEEALRAVKWIMKKLELTLHSEKTRLVDMYFGKDSFDFLGFNNRFQRFRNKSWQWYWTLQQIPSKKAMKKMRANIKEVFASPSKLLLSMEEMVKLLNPKIIGMRNYYARRFARPWLWKIDKYINFKFTRWYNRKKQRNYRLGNAAKVRELTKQAGLASMCG
- a CDS encoding helix-turn-helix domain-containing protein, coding for MDYLTTKQAAEKWNISPRRVQVLCEQGRIKGAVRLGWAWAIPKDAEKPYDLRVKKDKK